The genomic DNA TTGGGATGGCTTGTGGCGTTCGCACTGCTGAGCTCAGCGATTACGGCGTTCTACTACTTCCGCCTCGTGCGTCTCCTGTTCTTCACGGAGCCGTCTGAATCTGCGGTTGTTGTACGTTCGGAGGGAACCGGAGCTTTCGCCATCGTTGCCTGCGCTGTCGTGACGATCATCCTCGGTGTGTTCCCCGGTCCCGTGTTGTCTCTTCTCGCTCAGGTCGGCATACTTCTCCCGTGAGTGTTTCTGCGCCTAATCTGCATGTTCCCGGCCTCGAGTCTCGGATCCAACCGGGGCTCGAGGCCGTCGAGCGTCATTTAACGACGTCTGTTTCCGGTTCCCGCGATCTCATTGATGAGTTGACGAGCCACCTCGCCCTCGCCGGTGGGAAGCGGATGCGTCCACTGCTGACGCTGGTGTGCGCCCAACTGGGTGATCCTGATGAAGCACTCAGCCCCCGTGTGATCACGGGAGCTACCGCTGTGGAGCTGACACACCTGGCATCCCTGTACCACGACGACGTCATGGATTCGGCTCCTACCCGTCGGGGAGTGCCTTCGGCCCAACACCAATGGGGAAATAACCGCGCGATCCTTGCCGGAGACATCCTGTTTGCGCGTGCTTCGGTACTCATTGCGTCGCTGGGCCCTGAGATTGTTGCGCATCACGCGAGAACTTTCGAGCGCCTGTGCGTTGGCCAGCTCAATGAGACCTTTGGTCCGAGTCAGGGTGCTGATCCGGTGGAGTTTTATCTCCAGGTGCTCGCCGATAAA from Schaalia sp. ZJ405 includes the following:
- a CDS encoding polyprenyl synthetase family protein, which codes for MSVSAPNLHVPGLESRIQPGLEAVERHLTTSVSGSRDLIDELTSHLALAGGKRMRPLLTLVCAQLGDPDEALSPRVITGATAVELTHLASLYHDDVMDSAPTRRGVPSAQHQWGNNRAILAGDILFARASVLIASLGPEIVAHHARTFERLCVGQLNETFGPSQGADPVEFYLQVLADKTGSLVAAAANFGAWLSGAGPEVSAIVSEFGEYVGVAFQIADDVLDLVSTGETSGKTPGTDLREGVDTLPVLLLRRRSARGILDAQGEEILHLLEGDLSSDEALAEVVSRLRTHDVLEETRQLARDWADHAVGCLAPLPDSEAKTALESFSALMVDRLA